The following coding sequences are from one Chloroflexota bacterium window:
- a CDS encoding tetratricopeptide repeat protein: MLTRLSNFCDKLLEAGWLAALIVAPIYFDIYSSRVFEPDKAGLVRSLALIMVAAWVIKRVETGFLRAPLRASILEWTRENPLLLPTLAVVIVYLISTLFSVAPSVSFWGSYQRLQGAYSMFSYIVIFLMTVTSLRTRAQLDRALNVVVLTSFPVAFYGLLQHFEMDPLPWGGDTTVRIAANMGNSIFVAAYLIMAVPLALARWMQSLARVSADTLPRVPIVAAAALALAALMTLWLFNFMAGTIFAIALLVVALIVAWLTRTPLRDWLVLASFTLILAAQAVAIFFSQSRGPWLGLAGGLFAFIVIYALARGARKVMLGAIGMAILAVAFLVLFNLPNTPLAPLKQVPYLGRLGQVFDAEPGSTGRVRELIWEGALQLVVPHAPLWSPLSGDDAINVIRPLVGYGPEAMYVAFNPFYPPELGRTEARNASPDRSHNETFDALVTTGLLGFGAYILLFISVFYFGLKWLGFIQSSDQRNAFVALWLIGGSLAALVVGAWRGWNYIGVALPAGMVVGLLVFLVLDALRARDFARIEGERALLLSALLAALIAHFFEIHFGIAIVATRTYFWFYAALLVLIGMNRLSDETRPSPAPESARVEPEESPKDARRRKRRSTARPVEPARREAEMSPAPVLGWTAAATLVMLTLAFCFVTNQAGSPSAFGALERALLYKGTEQTFGVLLLFLLTWIILGIVGLSAEMPRSGVTRDAWTLSIALYAVLSFTAWVWYVLLQLRWLTQPGDQTEMFINALGLYYIAFLLAVGVLGFALAASARGEAVARFQPANMVATPLLILVVGGLIYTTNFAGVQADIYYKAGTNYDAAGAWDRSITAYQRAFDLQPTQDFYALFLGRAYLEGARAINDSAQRTSLLTASQRTLELARQMNPLNTDHSANLARLFRLTTTLTEAPAEKTARIQKSIGYYGDATRLSPNAAHLRNEWALTYMLANDLPKMREQLDISLSLDTTFAQTYLYWGEYYRITGDLNKAIDFYLQALARDVTALSDPTGAPLPDPFTVLARPEFMSRTVEAYRAVLAKSPNLAARLVLAELYEGNGQLDRARQELEQAVQTAPNEINAHLALVNFLSQNGQIEPAVKAMQRMMELYAPSNPDYARLQEFLRQLQNLQTAIQNAQKAPNDPKPHRDLAAMWRARGQPQFAVPEYAIVARLAPTEYDAQKNLALLNLQLGKMDDAQSALVAAVALAPENEKSFWQNAQAVLNAHKARQFDEAMRAAQAAVALAPENDRPALQAYIQLLKDQAKK; the protein is encoded by the coding sequence ATGCTTACACGCCTCTCCAACTTTTGCGACAAACTGCTCGAAGCCGGCTGGCTCGCCGCGCTCATCGTCGCGCCGATTTATTTTGACATCTACTCCAGTCGCGTGTTCGAGCCGGACAAGGCGGGGCTGGTCCGTTCACTCGCACTCATCATGGTTGCCGCGTGGGTGATCAAGCGCGTCGAGACCGGTTTTCTGCGCGCGCCGCTGCGCGCGAGTATCCTCGAATGGACGCGCGAAAATCCGCTCTTGTTGCCGACGCTGGCGGTGGTCATCGTCTATCTCATTTCGACGCTGTTCTCTGTCGCGCCGAGTGTGAGTTTCTGGGGTTCGTATCAACGCTTGCAGGGCGCGTACTCGATGTTCTCGTACATCGTGATTTTCCTGATGACGGTCACATCGCTCCGCACGCGCGCGCAATTGGACCGCGCACTCAACGTCGTCGTTCTGACCAGTTTCCCGGTCGCGTTCTACGGTTTGCTCCAACACTTTGAAATGGATCCGTTGCCCTGGGGCGGCGATACCACCGTCCGCATCGCGGCGAATATGGGCAACTCGATTTTCGTCGCGGCGTACTTGATCATGGCGGTGCCGCTCGCGCTCGCGCGTTGGATGCAATCGCTCGCGCGGGTCAGCGCGGATACCTTGCCACGCGTGCCCATTGTCGCGGCAGCGGCGCTCGCGCTCGCGGCGTTGATGACGTTGTGGCTGTTTAATTTTATGGCGGGCACGATATTCGCGATTGCCCTACTCGTCGTCGCGTTGATCGTCGCGTGGCTTACGCGAACACCGCTGCGCGATTGGCTCGTGCTCGCCTCGTTTACGTTGATTCTCGCGGCGCAAGCGGTCGCGATTTTCTTTAGCCAAAGCCGCGGACCCTGGCTGGGTTTGGCGGGCGGTCTGTTTGCGTTCATCGTGATCTACGCGCTCGCGCGCGGCGCGCGCAAGGTGATGCTCGGCGCGATTGGCATGGCGATCTTGGCGGTCGCGTTTCTCGTCCTCTTCAATTTGCCGAATACGCCGCTCGCGCCGCTCAAGCAAGTGCCGTACCTGGGTCGCCTGGGACAGGTCTTTGATGCCGAACCTGGTTCGACTGGACGCGTCCGCGAGTTGATCTGGGAAGGCGCGTTGCAACTCGTTGTCCCGCACGCGCCACTCTGGTCGCCGCTGTCTGGCGACGACGCGATCAACGTGATTCGTCCGCTCGTCGGGTATGGTCCCGAAGCGATGTACGTCGCGTTCAATCCGTTCTATCCGCCGGAACTGGGACGCACCGAAGCGCGCAATGCGTCGCCCGACCGTTCGCACAATGAAACCTTCGACGCGCTCGTGACGACCGGCTTGTTGGGATTCGGCGCGTACATTCTCTTGTTCATTTCGGTTTTTTACTTTGGGCTCAAGTGGCTGGGATTTATTCAATCGTCCGATCAGCGCAACGCGTTCGTCGCGCTGTGGCTCATCGGTGGGTCTCTCGCCGCGCTCGTCGTCGGCGCGTGGCGCGGCTGGAATTACATCGGCGTTGCCTTACCCGCCGGGATGGTTGTCGGGTTGCTCGTGTTTCTCGTCCTCGACGCGTTGCGTGCGCGCGATTTCGCGCGGATCGAAGGCGAACGCGCGTTGTTGCTCTCCGCACTGCTCGCCGCGCTCATCGCGCACTTTTTTGAAATTCACTTTGGAATCGCAATCGTCGCGACGCGCACCTACTTTTGGTTCTACGCCGCGTTGCTCGTGCTCATTGGCATGAATCGCCTGAGCGACGAGACGCGCCCAAGCCCCGCGCCGGAATCGGCGCGCGTCGAGCCGGAAGAGTCGCCGAAGGATGCGCGTCGTCGCAAACGGCGTTCCACTGCGCGACCGGTCGAGCCAGCGCGCCGCGAGGCGGAGATGTCGCCCGCGCCAGTGCTGGGTTGGACGGCGGCGGCGACACTCGTAATGTTGACGCTCGCGTTTTGCTTTGTGACGAATCAAGCTGGCTCGCCGAGCGCGTTCGGCGCATTGGAGCGCGCCTTGCTTTACAAAGGTACAGAGCAAACATTCGGGGTATTGTTGTTGTTTTTGCTGACCTGGATCATCCTGGGTATCGTCGGCTTGAGCGCGGAAATGCCGCGTAGCGGCGTCACGCGCGACGCGTGGACACTTTCGATTGCGTTGTACGCGGTGCTCTCGTTTACCGCGTGGGTGTGGTACGTGTTGTTGCAACTGCGTTGGCTCACGCAACCGGGCGATCAGACCGAGATGTTTATCAACGCCCTGGGTCTGTACTATATCGCGTTCCTGCTCGCGGTCGGCGTCCTGGGATTTGCGCTCGCGGCATCCGCGCGCGGCGAGGCAGTCGCGCGCTTTCAGCCGGCGAATATGGTCGCCACGCCGTTGCTGATTCTCGTGGTCGGCGGATTGATCTACACGACGAATTTTGCCGGCGTGCAGGCGGACATTTATTACAAAGCCGGCACGAACTATGACGCGGCGGGCGCGTGGGATCGCAGCATCACCGCGTACCAACGCGCGTTCGATCTGCAGCCGACCCAGGATTTCTACGCGCTGTTCCTGGGGCGCGCGTATCTCGAAGGCGCGCGCGCGATCAACGACTCGGCGCAACGCACATCACTGCTGACCGCGAGTCAACGCACGCTCGAACTCGCGCGCCAGATGAATCCGCTCAACACCGATCACTCGGCGAATCTCGCGCGCTTGTTCCGCTTGACCACGACGTTGACGGAGGCGCCGGCGGAAAAAACCGCGCGCATCCAAAAATCCATCGGCTATTACGGCGATGCCACGCGCTTGTCGCCGAACGCGGCGCATCTGCGGAACGAGTGGGCGCTCACGTACATGCTCGCGAACGATTTGCCCAAGATGCGCGAGCAACTCGATATTTCACTCTCGCTCGACACGACGTTCGCGCAAACGTATCTGTACTGGGGCGAGTACTATCGCATCACGGGCGATTTGAACAAGGCGATTGATTTCTACTTGCAGGCGCTCGCGCGTGATGTAACGGCTTTGTCCGATCCAACCGGCGCGCCGTTGCCCGATCCGTTCACCGTCCTCGCGCGACCCGAGTTCATGTCGCGCACCGTCGAGGCGTACCGCGCCGTGCTCGCCAAGAGTCCGAACCTCGCCGCGCGACTCGTGCTCGCCGAGTTGTACGAAGGAAACGGGCAACTCGACCGCGCGCGCCAAGAGTTGGAGCAAGCCGTCCAGACCGCGCCGAACGAAATCAACGCGCATCTCGCCTTGGTAAATTTCCTATCGCAAAACGGACAGATCGAACCGGCGGTGAAGGCGATGCAACGCATGATGGAATTGTACGCGCCGAGCAATCCGGACTATGCGCGCCTACAAGAATTTTTGCGGCAGTTGCAAAATCTCCAGACCGCGATTCAGAACGCGCAAAAAGCGCCGAACGACCCCAAGCCGCATCGCGATCTCGCGGCGATGTGGCGCGCGCGCGGTCAGCCGCAGTTTGCCGTGCCCGAGTACGCCATCGTCGCGCGTCTCGCGCCGACCGAGTACGACGCGCAGAAAAACCTGGCGCTGTTGAATTTGCAGTTAGGTAAGATGGATGACGCGCAGAGCGCGCTCGTCGCCGCCGTGGCGCTCGCGCCGGAAAACGAAAAATCGTTTTGGCAGAACGCGCAAGCCGTGCTCAACGCGCACAAGGCGCGTCAATTCGACGAGGCGATGCGCGCCGCGCAAGCCGCCGTGGCGCTCGCGCCGGAGAATGATCGTCCGGCATTGCAGGCGTACATCCAGTTGTTAAAAGATCAAGCGAAAAAATAG
- a CDS encoding undecaprenyl/decaprenyl-phosphate alpha-N-acetylglucosaminyl 1-phosphate transferase, with product MTNLLLIFATALVFAIAATPIARQIALRVGIINAPKANRFSTKRIPMLGGIAMYAAFILAVILFADRFYISQMIGILVGATWVSLLGVWDDRATLHPFVKLIGQILGALILVMTGLTVEFLHQPVLNAAVTVLWVVGITNAINFLDNMDGLSSGVAAIAALFFLLLAAWNGQILVGSLAAALLGASLGFLLYNFNPASIFMGDAGSLFIGFVLAAVGIKLRFPNNVDLVTWMVPVFVLGLPIFDTTLITLSRMRRRVPFYVGGKDHLSHRLVKLGLTTRRAVLTCYALAAILGLLALFVSQADVMQAYIVAALVALIALVALWRLERSLVV from the coding sequence ATGACGAACTTGCTTTTGATATTTGCCACCGCGCTCGTTTTTGCGATTGCCGCGACGCCCATCGCGCGGCAGATCGCGTTGCGTGTCGGCATCATCAACGCGCCAAAAGCGAACCGCTTTTCGACCAAGCGCATTCCGATGCTGGGTGGCATCGCGATGTACGCCGCGTTCATTCTCGCGGTGATATTGTTCGCCGACCGGTTTTACATTTCGCAAATGATCGGCATTCTCGTCGGCGCAACCTGGGTGTCGTTGCTCGGCGTGTGGGATGATCGCGCGACGCTCCATCCGTTCGTCAAGCTGATCGGACAAATTCTCGGCGCGCTCATTTTGGTGATGACCGGGTTGACCGTCGAGTTCCTGCATCAACCGGTGTTGAACGCGGCGGTCACGGTACTCTGGGTCGTGGGCATCACGAACGCGATCAATTTTCTGGACAATATGGATGGTCTATCGAGCGGCGTGGCGGCAATCGCGGCGCTTTTTTTTCTGCTCCTTGCCGCGTGGAATGGACAAATCCTGGTCGGGAGTCTCGCCGCCGCGTTGCTCGGCGCGTCGCTCGGTTTCTTGCTGTACAATTTCAATCCCGCCTCCATTTTCATGGGCGATGCGGGATCGTTGTTCATCGGCTTTGTGCTCGCGGCAGTTGGCATCAAGTTACGTTTTCCAAACAATGTAGACCTCGTGACCTGGATGGTGCCGGTGTTTGTGCTCGGTTTGCCGATTTTCGACACGACGCTCATCACCTTATCGCGGATGCGGCGACGCGTGCCGTTCTACGTCGGTGGTAAAGATCACTTGTCGCATCGGCTTGTCAAGCTGGGTCTGACGACGCGGCGTGCGGTGCTGACGTGTTACGCGCTGGCGGCGATCCTGGGTTTGCTCGCGCTGTTCGTTTCACAAGCCGATGTGATGCAGGCGTACATCGTCGCGGCGCTGGTCGCGCTTATCGCGCTGGTCGCATTGTGGCGGCTCGAACGCTCCTTGGTCGTTTGA
- a CDS encoding acyl-CoA thioesterase has product MNKLLAKYPVVIEIPVAWGDMDALGHVNNTIYLRYFESARIAYFQKLGFFGVNAQSNVGPILGSVQCKFKMPLTYPDIVSVGTRITHIEEDRFVMEHCIVSHQAHRIAAEGEGVIVAYNYREKKKTRLPDDLKQRIHDLEATVSGSA; this is encoded by the coding sequence ATGAACAAGTTGCTAGCGAAATATCCGGTCGTGATTGAAATTCCCGTGGCGTGGGGCGACATGGACGCGCTGGGTCACGTGAATAACACTATTTATCTTCGCTACTTTGAAAGCGCGCGCATCGCGTATTTTCAAAAACTGGGATTCTTTGGCGTGAACGCGCAATCGAACGTCGGACCGATCCTGGGTTCGGTGCAATGCAAGTTCAAAATGCCGCTGACCTATCCCGATATCGTTTCGGTTGGCACACGCATCACCCACATCGAAGAAGATCGTTTTGTGATGGAGCATTGCATCGTGAGCCACCAGGCACACCGCATCGCGGCGGAGGGCGAAGGCGTCATCGTCGCGTATAATTATCGCGAAAAGAAAAAAACCCGGTTGCCCGATGATTTGAAACAACGCATCCACGACTTGGAAGCAACGGTCAGCGGGAGTGCATGA
- a CDS encoding guanylate kinase: MSDSETLTIPSLQQPALLIVVSGPSGVGKDAALKRMRELNYPFHFLVTCTTRPKRENEVDGTDYHFITKEQFAEMRARDEFLEHAVVYGHEYGNSKQEVRAALTRGEDVIMRIDVQGASTVRKIVPDAVFIFLLPPSMQVLERRLRSRRTEPEEYLQIRLHAARLEMNEVDKFDYAIVNEDDALDETADAIQGIIEAEKLRVKPRQVNL; the protein is encoded by the coding sequence ATGTCTGATTCTGAAACATTGACGATCCCATCCTTGCAGCAACCGGCGTTGTTGATCGTCGTGTCGGGTCCATCGGGGGTCGGCAAAGACGCGGCGCTGAAACGAATGCGCGAGCTGAACTATCCGTTTCACTTTCTCGTCACGTGCACCACGCGACCCAAACGCGAGAACGAAGTGGACGGCACGGACTATCACTTTATCACGAAAGAACAATTCGCCGAGATGCGCGCGCGCGATGAGTTTCTCGAACACGCGGTCGTGTACGGGCACGAGTACGGCAATTCCAAGCAAGAAGTGCGCGCGGCGCTCACGCGCGGCGAGGACGTGATCATGCGAATTGACGTGCAGGGCGCGTCCACGGTGCGTAAGATCGTGCCCGATGCCGTGTTCATTTTCCTACTGCCGCCTTCGATGCAAGTGTTGGAACGGCGCCTGCGTTCGCGGCGCACCGAGCCAGAAGAGTACTTGCAGATTCGTCTGCACGCCGCGCGACTCGAAATGAACGAAGTAGACAAGTTCGACTATGCGATTGTGAACGAAGACGACGCGCTCGATGAAACGGCGGATGCGATTCAAGGCATCATCGAAGCGGAAAAACTTCGCGTCAAACCGCGGCAAGTGAATTTATGA
- a CDS encoding nucleotide sugar dehydrogenase, protein MLNLKTKIGKRQAHVAVIGLGYVGLPLAVQFAREGFPVVGVDIDARKIASLAKGVSYIPDVPTDDLLRVIAKKKFAATTDYALLSDADVIFICVPTPFDKMKAPDLKPVIAATEGIAPRLQRGQLVILQSTTYPGTTEEVCLPILETSGLKAGVDFHLAFSPERIDPGATNSAGWNVKNTPKVLGGLTPRCTELAKALLVHLTPAVHVVSSPRAAEMSKLLENIFRSVNIALVNELAHLSERMDIDIWEVIDAAKTKPFGFMPFYPGAGVGGHCIPVDPYYLSWKAREYDFFTRFIELAADINAGMPYHVVKLVSDALSDRGKTLHGANVLVLGVAFKSNVDDARNSPAERVIEILLERGAKVNYHDPYVPEFHVGDDVFYRERVTLRSAPLTRQTLRASDVVVIVTAHRDVNYQLVVTHAPVLVDSANITKNLGHAEKITRLGAPPRRKASHV, encoded by the coding sequence ATGTTGAATCTCAAAACAAAAATCGGTAAACGTCAAGCGCACGTCGCGGTGATTGGGTTGGGTTATGTGGGTTTGCCGCTCGCGGTTCAATTCGCGCGCGAAGGTTTTCCGGTGGTGGGGGTAGATATTGACGCGCGCAAAATCGCGAGTCTGGCAAAGGGGGTGAGTTACATTCCCGATGTGCCGACCGATGACTTGTTGCGCGTGATCGCGAAAAAGAAATTTGCCGCGACCACTGATTACGCTTTGTTGAGCGATGCGGACGTGATTTTTATTTGTGTGCCCACGCCGTTCGACAAGATGAAAGCGCCCGATCTCAAACCAGTGATTGCGGCGACCGAAGGCATCGCGCCGCGCTTGCAACGCGGGCAACTGGTGATCTTGCAGAGCACGACGTACCCTGGGACAACGGAAGAAGTCTGCTTGCCGATTCTCGAAACGAGTGGACTCAAAGCCGGTGTGGATTTTCATCTCGCCTTTTCGCCGGAGCGGATTGATCCCGGCGCGACGAATAGCGCGGGTTGGAACGTCAAGAACACGCCCAAGGTGCTCGGCGGTCTCACGCCGCGCTGCACCGAGTTAGCGAAGGCGTTGCTCGTGCATCTCACGCCGGCGGTACACGTCGTTTCGTCGCCGCGCGCGGCGGAGATGAGCAAACTGCTCGAAAATATTTTTCGGTCGGTCAACATCGCGCTCGTCAACGAGCTGGCGCACTTGAGCGAGCGGATGGATATTGATATCTGGGAAGTGATTGACGCGGCGAAGACGAAACCGTTTGGGTTTATGCCGTTCTATCCGGGAGCTGGAGTGGGTGGCCACTGCATTCCGGTTGACCCGTACTATCTTTCGTGGAAGGCGCGCGAGTACGATTTCTTTACGCGTTTTATCGAACTGGCGGCGGACATTAACGCGGGGATGCCGTACCACGTTGTGAAACTTGTGAGCGACGCGTTGAGTGATCGCGGCAAGACGTTGCATGGCGCGAACGTGCTCGTGCTCGGCGTCGCGTTCAAATCGAACGTGGACGACGCGCGCAACTCGCCAGCCGAACGCGTCATCGAGATTTTGCTCGAACGCGGCGCCAAGGTGAACTATCACGATCCGTATGTTCCAGAGTTTCATGTCGGCGACGATGTGTTTTATCGCGAACGCGTGACCTTGCGCTCGGCGCCGCTGACGCGTCAGACGCTGCGCGCGAGTGATGTTGTCGTCATCGTCACCGCGCATCGCGATGTAAACTACCAACTCGTCGTGACGCACGCGCCAGTGCTCGTGGATTCGGCGAACATTACAAAGAACCTGGGTCACGCGGAAAAAATCACGCGGCTGGGCGCGCCGCCGCGAAGGAAAGCAAGTCATGTCTGA
- the glpA gene encoding anaerobic glycerol-3-phosphate dehydrogenase subunit A: MKRLETDILVIGGGATGTGIAWDAALRGFRVVLVEKRDLTHGTTGRYHGLLHSGGRYVVKDPQSAVECIQENRTLRKTHAHCIEDTSGFFVVTPADEGEYPDKFVAACQQTGVPCEEISVDAARKREPLMNPRASRVFQVPDGSADSFQATHSTAQAAQQAGARILTYHEVLQLLVETNRVVGARVRDVMHDEDVEIRAAMTLNASGAWAGLIAQTAGLRVDVIPGKGVMLAMNHRLINTVLNRCKMPDDGDIIVPIHTVAVIGTTDERVPHPENLSIEPWEVELLLNEGDKLIPGISRARVVRAWAGVRPLYQEHFTGASRDATRGLTLLDHQARDGMSGLLTIIGGKWTTFRLMAEITLNKVCEQLGTRKPCITATTPVPGAEHGHYWLGHRLAEVEENHLQSELVCECELVTRAMLENAARNNPTFTLDDLRRDLRLGMGPCQGGFCTYRAAGIVHELTVNSQQLTVNSEQANVWNVANLQSPSRNQSPNSNLQPPTSNPNLLLRDFLQERWKGLTPILWGRQLKQERLDELIYLALMNADHLPDENLSSPMSDFYTQTGAAEVKHD; this comes from the coding sequence ATGAAACGTCTAGAGACAGACATTCTCGTCATTGGCGGCGGCGCGACCGGGACGGGCATCGCGTGGGACGCGGCGTTGCGCGGCTTTCGCGTCGTCCTCGTCGAGAAACGCGACCTGACGCACGGCACCACCGGACGCTATCACGGCTTGCTCCACAGCGGCGGTCGCTACGTCGTCAAAGACCCGCAGAGCGCGGTCGAGTGCATTCAAGAAAATCGTACCTTGCGAAAAACGCACGCGCACTGCATCGAAGACACGAGCGGATTTTTCGTCGTGACACCGGCGGACGAAGGAGAGTACCCGGACAAGTTCGTCGCGGCGTGTCAACAAACCGGCGTGCCGTGCGAAGAAATTTCGGTGGACGCCGCGCGCAAACGCGAGCCGCTGATGAATCCGCGCGCAAGTCGAGTTTTCCAGGTGCCCGATGGTTCGGCAGATAGTTTTCAAGCGACACACTCGACCGCGCAAGCCGCGCAACAAGCCGGCGCGCGCATCCTCACGTACCACGAAGTTTTACAACTGCTCGTCGAAACAAATCGCGTCGTCGGCGCGCGTGTGCGCGATGTGATGCACGACGAGGACGTCGAGATTCGCGCGGCGATGACGCTCAACGCGTCCGGTGCGTGGGCGGGCTTGATCGCGCAGACGGCGGGACTGCGCGTGGACGTGATTCCCGGCAAGGGCGTGATGCTCGCGATGAATCATCGGCTCATCAACACCGTCCTCAATCGCTGCAAGATGCCGGACGACGGCGACATCATCGTGCCGATTCACACCGTCGCGGTGATCGGCACGACCGACGAACGCGTGCCGCATCCGGAAAATTTGAGCATCGAACCCTGGGAAGTCGAACTGTTGTTGAATGAAGGCGACAAACTGATTCCTGGGATCAGCCGCGCGCGCGTCGTGCGCGCGTGGGCGGGCGTGCGTCCACTCTACCAAGAACATTTCACCGGCGCGAGCCGCGACGCGACGCGCGGCTTGACTCTGCTCGATCACCAAGCGCGCGATGGGATGTCTGGTCTGCTCACGATCATCGGAGGCAAGTGGACGACGTTCCGCTTGATGGCGGAAATCACGCTGAACAAGGTGTGCGAGCAACTCGGCACGCGCAAGCCGTGCATCACCGCGACGACGCCGGTGCCCGGCGCGGAACACGGGCACTATTGGCTCGGTCATCGCCTCGCCGAAGTTGAAGAGAACCATTTGCAAAGTGAACTCGTGTGCGAATGCGAACTCGTCACACGCGCGATGCTCGAAAATGCCGCGCGCAACAATCCGACATTCACGCTCGACGACTTGCGGCGCGATCTACGACTAGGCATGGGTCCGTGCCAGGGCGGATTCTGCACGTACCGCGCGGCGGGGATTGTCCACGAGTTGACAGTCAACAGTCAACAGTTAACAGTCAATAGTGAACAAGCAAACGTTTGGAACGTCGCGAATTTGCAATCACCTTCGCGCAATCAATCTCCAAATTCCAACCTCCAACCTCCAACCTCCAATCCCAATCTTTTGCTCCGCGATTTTCTCCAGGAACGCTGGAAAGGTCTCACGCCGATTTTGTGGGGACGCCAGTTGAAGCAAGAACGCTTGGATGAGTTGATCTATCTCGCGCTGATGAACGCGGACCATTTGCCGGACGAAAATCTATCTAGTCCAATGAGCGATTTTTACACGCAGACCGGCGCAGCCGAGGTGAAACATGACTGA